The Deltaproteobacteria bacterium genome segment AAAGAGGGGGAAAAACCAGGAGTGATCACGATCTCATGTGAGCCGAATCATAACGTGATGATGGAAACCTCCATGGACGGACCGTTGGCGCGGCACAAAGATTTTTACATCACCATCTCGAATTTCTACCAAGGGTTTTATGCGGTTTTCAAAGGCGAGCGTGGTATGGTTGCGGCAGAGGCTATCCCGGCATCGGATAATCAGATGCATGTAGCGATGAAGCCACTGAACAGAACGGAGATGAAGATGGCCTTTGGGGCGGAGAGCAAGACCTATCTGCCAGTGCAGGTTGAAATTGCCAATCGCACGAAACGTTCCTATCAGTTGGATGTGACCCAAGTCATGCTGTTGTCTCCGATGGGAGTTCGCGTAAAGCCGCTGGCTGAATCTAAGGGCGGATTTCCTGCGCAAGCGTTAGCCAGTCAAACCATTGCTCCTGGCACCAGTATCAAAGGCTATCTGTATTACCCCGCGGGCGCGTACACTGGCGCTCGTGGTTCTTTGACTGAAGAAAAGAGTCAGGAGCGCGAAGGTTTCGATGTACAGTTTTGAGCAAACGTAGATTCCCCTGCGTGTGGTGCCGTCCTATAATGCCGAGATGGCAGAACCGCACTTTCACGAGATTGAACATACCGCAGACCTCGGCATCGAAGTCGAGGCCGATTCCCCGGCGGATTTGTTTTCCTGTGCTGGATTGGCACTCTTTTCTCTCATGGTTCGTCCTGAGGGAGTGAAGGCACGTGAGGTACGCGAAGAGACCGTGTCTGCCGACGGGTGGGAGAATCTGTTCCACGACTGGCTTTCGCATTTGCTCCATCGTTTTTTGCAAGACGGCTTTATTGCCGTGACGATTACTGTCCTCGAAATTGCTGAGACGCATATTCGTGCGCGCCTTACTGGCGAGAAACTCGACTACGAACGACATGACTTTGAAACCGAAATGAAGGCCGTGACGTATCACCAACTCTCAGTGAGAAATGAGAACGGGCGCTGGACCGCACGGGTCATCTTTGATGTGTGATTGATTATGGCTGAGATAAAGATTCGACAGGTTGAAGACTATCTGTGGGAAATTCCCAAGCAGGGCAACATGCGCGTGCCTGGACGTGTGTACGCATCTCGCGAGATGGTGAACGATATCCAGAAAGACGCCTCGCTGGAGCAAGTCGCGAACGTTGCGCACCTGCCAGGCATTGTCGGCTATTCGCTCGCGATGCCAGATATCCATTGGGGCTATGGCTTCCCTATTGGTGGTGTGGCTGCGGTTGATGCTGATGAGGGTGCGATTACGCCCGGCGGGATCGGTTTTGACGTCAATTGTGGCGTGCGTTTGGTGGCGACTAAGCTCTCAGAGAGTGACATTCAAAAACGACTCCCTGCACTTGCTGATTCGCTGTTTGCCTCGATCCCGTGTGGAGTTGGCGCCGAAGGGGCGATTCCCAAGCTGAGTAAAGCCGAAGAAAAGAAACTCGCGACTGACGGTGTACGTTGGGCAATTGCGCGTGGGTATGGTCGTGCGGAAGACGCTGACCGCATTGAGGAGAATGGCTGCCTGGCTGGTGCTGATCCTGAGGCGTTGACTGACG includes the following:
- a CDS encoding archease, yielding MAEPHFHEIEHTADLGIEVEADSPADLFSCAGLALFSLMVRPEGVKAREVREETVSADGWENLFHDWLSHLLHRFLQDGFIAVTITVLEIAETHIRARLTGEKLDYERHDFETEMKAVTYHQLSVRNENGRWTARVIFDV